AgataccttttccatcagttcatttctgctcgcacttcgcgtttgtagtaattatttagttgcatatatATACATCTTTTTTCAGGAAagcaaacattgcccagaatgttcaaattttaggaaaaatacattaaaatttcaacaaaaaagattagctcgcgcttcgcgctcgcattatatgaataaggattatgatgTTTATTCATGTATTGATTAAAGACGGTCGATCTTGTTTAATCGCAGAAGAATTGAGCATGATCCAAGGGTATTACGAAATCTCACTGTGGCACGATACCATTCGTCATAGGGAACAAAGTATTCCAACAgtgtaattcattttcaataaatgattttaatgatcaTTTGAGCTCTTTATCAATCTTATAATTCTGTGATAACCTATAAgattattttccattaattttcaAACGTGTTAGATAAATATAATTACGTAAAAATCGTGACCCTCCTATTTTTCACCCCTCTTGATCAGTGGACGAATCCACTcgaaatatgatgatgatgtcattatcGACTGGGGGTTCTGCCTCTGCTCGCTCGGACCGAGTAAGAAATCGTTAAAAAAATTACTGGGACATCATGTTACTCTGCCGAGCAAGGCATggcaaattttcaataaaaatcgAGAAACATCATAAATAgcaacaaataataatgataatgctacGTACCAAAAAATAGTGAATCCCATTGACGCCTTCCTAGAGTGCCAGCTGAAGATATTCTCTCAACTACCATTTCACTTCTAAGACAGTGACGGAAATGGCTATTTTTGGGGTATGTtaatttttcatgtaaattcatcagttctttataattatgaggaggtttgaccaatcagaacgatGCCCTGAGCCTTTGAAAACAACGCGTCACAAGTCTGTCTTTCTCAGTTCATTCACAAATCGCGTTCCAAAAGCAGACCGCTCGTTAGTGTGTAGGCCTACAAAGTCAATGGGCTCCCATTGACTGCATGGAGAGGGATCGCAGTCAACGAGAAATGTCATGTGACTGAAGTCCCTACTTCAACCTTcaattttgcattaaaaaatcaaaaattcttagccaaatcTTTGTATAAGATGAAAGTATCCACAAATCCTTTCAAATATATGAAAAACTTTTCTCCTCCTGAAATTGCTGCATATTTAAGTAAGAACGTCATGAATTATGCACTTCCGGAACGGGGACACAATGATGGGAAAATTTTGATTCGCCAATTCGAAACATCCAATTCATTTACCACACAGACATATCGTGCATGTGGACACACGCACCGATCGTACACAAAAGTGGATTGACTCAGCTGCGTTGTTGAAACCTCTCCATGGGTTGAGATATACGTTGAGACGCCACCCCttttattgtctcgcccaccagaggtgaaggcgagacttagggatccaaatgtcgtccctCGTCCGTCCCTCACAAAccaatgacacataactccacaaccgtaagtcgcttttcaaccaaacttggatggtagatggacttgggggacctgcatgttatgctgcagtcggaggtcgcatggtaaggtcaaaggccattttcaggtcaacgttaaagtttacatgcaagactctcttatgacacctaactccgcaacagtaagtcacttttcaaccaaacttggatggtagatggacttggggacctgcatgttaggctgcagttggaggtcacatggtaaggtcaaaggtcatttttaggtcaacgttaaagtttacatgcaagactcttatgacacctaactccgcaaccgtaagtcacttttcaaccaaacttggatggtagatggacttggggacctgcatgtcatgctgcagtcggaagtcacatggtaaggtcaaaggtcattttcaggtcaacgttaaagtttacatgcaagactctattatgacacctaactctgcaaccgtaagtcgtttttcaaccaaacttggatggtagatggacttgggggacctgcatgttatgctgcattcggaggtcacatgataaggcaaaggtcatttttaggtcaacattaaagttaaCGTGCAAGGCTCCTATGACAAGTCTTATTCCATCCCAGTAATTTCataatgaagttttgatacaattctgttgcgtgccctcgcaaactaatcacaatatttctggttattttcataagtgggcgagacgcAAAATCACTTTTGCCTTGTCTTCTGAGTTTCCCttaacaaaacagtgatatgtactttttgtctcgcctgcatagcagagcgagactataggcgccgcttttccgacggcggcggcgtcaacatcaaatcttaacctaaggttaagtttttgaaatgacatcataacttagaaagtatatggacctagttcatgaaacttggccataaggataatcaagtattctacctgagtttcaggtcacatgaccaaggtcaaaggtcatttagggtcaatgaacttagaccatgttgggagaattattttcaaaatcttaaccgaaggttaagtttttgaaatgacatcataacttagaaagtttatggacctagttcatgaaacttggacataaggttaatcaagtatgagtgaacatcctgcctgagtttcaggtcacatgaccaaggtcaaaggtcatttagggtcaatgaactttggccaagttgggggtatttgttgaattaccatcataactttgaaaatttatggatctagttcatgaaacttggacaataggttaatcaagtaccactgaatatcctgtgcgagtttcaggtcacatgaccatggtcaatggtcatttaaggtcaatgaactttggccgtgttgggggtatttgttaaattaccatcctaactctgaaagtttatggatctagttcataaaacttggacataagagtaatcaagtatcactgaacatcctgtacgagtttcaggtcacatgaccatggtcaaaggtcattaaaggtcaatgagctttggccatgttggcgatatttgttgaattaccatcctaactctgaaagtttatagatctagttcataaaacttgggatataagagtaatcaagtatcactgaacatcccctgtgagtttcaggtcacaaaaccaaggtcaaaggtcagttaaggtcaataaacttaggccatgttggggtaattgttgaattgccatcataactttgaaagtttattgatagagtgaatgaaatgtggacatgggtgtagttgacaagtcttaagtcaccgttcaaatgtcatttatggtcaatgaacgtggtattatgtcattatatgaatggtgtttttgtgaatgattattttattgtagttttcaaagttagcactgctgctatattaaatcgcgtaatgcaggcgagactgccagaggcgttccacttgttatttcgAGTTGGGCTTTTCATCGTTGACAATAGTCCCATTATCcctttttatatctttttattttcttttttttttagacatatGTAACACATGGATTTCATGATGACCCCTACTGGGACACATATGCATACAGAGTGATCTTTTTTACAACCATCTCCATTGTCATGGTATTTGGTCCTGCTTTTGTACACTACATACCTGATCCGTAAGTAGTACAACCACTTACATGTATGAAGAATTGAATAttgtcataaaaattgaaaacaatggaaataaatatttatcaagATATTACTAATATTAGAAAGGCTAAATATGAAAACCCCATACttatttgtggggggggggtgcataaAATTCACAGTTTCTGGTGGCATGGTACCTTTTGTATTCTTaaataaattgcatatttattgacgcttaacaaaaaacaacttgCATAATGAAAACTGAGGAATACCATCTGAGTGTGTTTATGTACAgaatattgttatttcatttcctcactaagtgtacatgtataggactgcaatatttatgaaaatgtaCTGGTAATTGTGTCAAtgttttcatttgacaatgtTAAATGAAACTGAGAGATATGTTTAGTTTTaagtatttgtttaaaaaaatcctttccATTTCTCATAGTTTTCTAAATCCTTTTATGGTGAACAATCCAAATAGAGTTCATCAATGATTTATGGAACaaaaattttttaatttttcaactcccatcatatttgttttcttttcacagTTACTGTTATTTTCCTCATGAAATTCCTCTGCttataatatatttgaaatatgtttaATCCTTAGAACTGGAAGGGAATGGGCAATGAAGGAAGCACAGATTGTATTGGAAGAGAGGAGAGCAGCAGGAGCACCAGTCATTGATCCAAACTTCATTGATCCTAGTAAATTGGTCCTACCTGAAGAGGATCCAGAGCCTCTCCGTACAGCATAGTTGAATAGAGtgtgtttattttgataaattatagCATTGTCTGCGTGCAAGGGTTAGGAACATAATGAACTGTTGCATACAtgatacaaaatatttcatcaGACCTGCACAATGACCACTCACACTATTCATGACGGTGGTTATCAAGAATTTATGACTGTCTGGAATTAAGGTCATTGCTGAGAAAAGGTGTTCTCAATTTGAATGAGGGTGAATGGATCAATATTCCTGAAATTGTCCATGTCATTTTGGGTGGTTTTCAAGAATTTATGACTGTCTGGAATTAAGGTCATTGCTGAGAAAAGGTGATCTTAATTTGAATGAGGGTGAATGGATCAATATTCCTGAAATTATCCATGTCATTTTGGGTCCTCAATTTTCATCTCCAAATATTACATGCTACACCTGATATGAAGAACTTCTCACTTCCCACATTTCATATTGTCAATTTGGAATGTTTGCTTGAGGGGGTTTGCCATGATTTGATGTTAGTTTTACGAGCTGTCAGGCTAAAAATAACCAGTGGATGTCTTgagaaaaaaatcctattgAGGCCTTCTTTTGACCCAAGAACTTCATTCTGCAGATATATTTTTTAGAAACAACGTATATCTAAAGGTCCATTTCTGTTGGTCATGttctttttaaagtcttttGCAAAGTAGCGTTAAAAGTTTCCACATTCACTGTTTTAGGATATGGAGTCCATGATCAAAGTGTTCTTGTTGATCTGTAGTCTATTACATTtcgaataatgataataatgaacacCTGCCACCATAGAAAAGCAAAGGTTTCTTTATGAAATAGTGCCCAGTAGGTAATATGGGAATGTAGTCTTTACAGGTCCCCATACTTCTAAGGATCTGCCATAATATTAAATTATGTTTGTAATTTGTTTGGGAAGGAAATAATTTTGTTGGGCCCAATAAACAGAAGGGTCTTGAGTGATAGGCTGCTTGAAAtacaccatttaaaaaaaaatgtgaatgaaaatggTCTCTCAAAGTCCACAATCACAACAGAAACCTGTTTCGTTTCTGATCATGAGGCAGATGAACCAGGGGGATATATTTGGGCATCTGTAAATTATTAACTCCTGTGTACTCTTGCAGGAATAATTTGAAATCACAATTTAACTAAAATACCATAAGCTTTTTGATTGTATTCACCCTAGACAATGCCAGATTTTGTATGTGAAGTActccaggggagcatttcatgaaaggacttgtcggacgttttatccgacaagtactgttttatccgacagttactatggtaacagtgactctcagccaatcattatcaaggaaagttgtcagatctgacaacttgtcggacgaaaattttgatgaaatgtcccTCGGGTTTATCATATTGACTCTTATCCAGACATCCAAAGTTGTGCAGTCTATGTTCCTGACTCCGTTTTAGCCTTGGATTTTATGTGTATGTATCTAAGAGGATCACCCTTTACCTTTCTCAATATTGAAATGTATTGTATGAAATCAATGAATggcttaacattttcatgatgtGCAAAAATGTAAGCCATGGTTGTATTATGAATTAAAGAGTTTACAAATTCGAATCACTTTTGCTCTGTTACATCTAATTTTGAATGAGTTTCCTACTAAAGAGTACATCCCTATACCTCCACCAATTGAAGGCATATTCTTGTGCAAgttgaaatcaaacaaacagTTTTATTAAAAGATCCAGCCATTGGCCCTGGCTTTCTATATCTTGGAGCACGATATCACATGCCCAAGGGAAGGATCATAAAGCTATGGTTTCATATTGCTTCAGATACTCATTTGATTACTATCAGCTTTATTTGAAATGCAATCTTTAGAGATTCTAATTCTTGTTGTTAACAAGCATCTGAAGCTTGTCAAAGTTGTTTGGTTCAATCCAATTTTCTTGAAACAACACCAAAAGCTGGAATATCTCAAAAGTACAAGACGTTCATCGTTGGGCAATGTCATGTACTACATATGAACAGCTTTGTGATACAGGCTTTTAGAAAGTATATTATCATTTACTATTTTTCTAAGAGGCGAAGCCCTGAAGAAAAgttaaaatcataattatcttAATACTAGAAAGAATAgcttgatatatttgtttactagCAATACCCATTCTTATATCTAGCAGGagatacagtggtgctcaaaagtttgtgaaccttaccagaaaatgaacatatctAAAGTGTTCAAGCTTTGACATGTTTTAGCTATTTAATTCTGAAGTTGGGGGATAAAATATTACGTTAAAAAAGTTagtttctctgggcttgccgAACATTGCAGCGTTGTCTATATTCAGCACTCAACATAAACAGTTCATATTGGGGTTCACTAATAAAACTTTTGAGGACAACTGTATCTTTCTAATCTCACCATGAAGGTTGGATGAATTCcatcaataaaaatatgtgcaTCATGGCAACAGGGTTAGGAACTTGGATCTTGTGATGTCAATTGTGAGCAACTGCCCCATATGTTAAGCGATGTAAATTCCATACGATGCCTCCAtctcagaaaaatgaaaattagacataTTTTGTACATCACCCTTTTATGACGAGAAATATTTTCAGTCCTGctttttttaaacattgaaattcatggattttatatttaaagacaTAGGCAGCAGCGGCTCACATGTGACGTCTCATAATCGATACAAAAAGTCATAACTCTGATAATATCCGTCGAAAGATAACAATTTTTGTTTCTCTAATCCCCAAATCTtgggaaataaaaaaacaaaacaggtGAAATTTTGCAGGGGGAACGTCGAGTCGCCACTCAGAAATGATATAGCATGGTATTGGTTCTTTTCAAATGAACAATGCTACATTCAAAGTCACAACAAGACCAAATAAAATACCACAATACTCAGAAGAtgtcaattgtttttatttaattttgatcaCTTTACATATACAATATGTACTCATTTGTGAACCaatcacaaagaaaaaaaaagaaaagaaatgcagTGAAAATCAAGCAATAACTTAGATAGAAGAAGTACCAACATTGGTACTTCAAATCATCAATATTGAACTTTGATTATAGAGGGGACATTATCCTTCCCATGGCATTAATGACAAAAATGACAAACACTAGGATAACATGTGAGTGATTTCAGAAACAGTTTACGTGTAATTGatttaatgaatattaaaggtgtactccgggctgaaaatagttatatctaaataaatagagtataaTTCACTCAGCaacatgctgaaaatttcatcagaatctgATACCAAATAACGaagtcattgaattttaaagataagCAATATTTTCTAAAACCACTTATATGATatcatgaatatccattagatgggctgatgatgtcacatccccactttccttttcttataTTAATACATGAAATCCTATTTCCCCCCTTTTTCATACATGTCACGtataaatgatatgtctcccttataataagATAAGTTtcagcaatgaatatctgatACATTCAATCagattacaaaaaatacaaaagagcaagtggggatatgacatcagtttgctcattgaatattcatgaagacatacatagaactatttcacctaaaaaatgcaaatctttaaactGTTATAACTTAGTTACTTGTCtgatttcgatcaaattttaagtgttttgttcatctcattttttctttatctgatcAAATCATATATTATCATCCTGTATTACCACTTTAAATAGTGAACAcgactgaaaataattcatgattGGTTTAGtctaatttcttattttttaaggTTATTGTTTATTTGAGGGTAGTAGGAAACCAAGTATTACATTATTCCACTTTGTACATATAATATTGTTCTTTTTGCATAAACTATTATTAATTGATGGCAGGAGTTACATTTGATTAAATTAGAATTAATATACTTTGATAGTCAAAATTTAAATAACATCAAACCTAACTTACCCGTGAAAAAATCACTATCAATATAaattgaagagaaaaaaaaagattaaatatatatataaattttcaatCTCACACAAGTTACCCGCACATTTATAGTTTCAAAACTTCAAAGTACCAATTATACTCGAGTCAATGAAATTAAATCGTAAATGTAATCACTTGGTAAATATAATCAATTTTTGAAGGAAGATGAAAACATATAGAGACAAAAAGATTGCCTCACACTGTCTGCTAAGAGCCAAAAGGTCATTGAAGCTATGATAAGTGAATCTTCTGGTTCTCGATGTGCTTGGACAACATGCATACTTGTGAGGTGCATCAATGCTCTGGATACTGCACAATGTGAACCAACATTAAGAACTTTTACACAGATAAAAAGTCAATTGAAATAACTACGTATGTCGCTGGAATCAAAGCCAGATCAGGAGACCTGATATAGTAGCAGTATTAGTTTGCAAAATAACAGCATTACTATTGCAAAATCttcatttttgaaaatgaaatgaaatgaaaatgaaactgaaCTTTATAGACCAATAAACAGTACTTATGAAATTAAATAACCTGTTTGAGGACCTTCTACATTCAAGTATGTTTACCCATTTTGTAGTATGCACTAAAAATTGgggaaattaataaatatacCTTGATCAAATTATtgtcacaaaatatattttcaatatatggcatttactcATTCAAATTTGgcatatgtatttgttttatcccaatttatcaaataaaagtggtttatataatattgtataCAGTGATAATTCTTATAATGTGAACACATAGGATTGTGCATCTACTAtccttttgacaaaaaaagtgAACAATTTTGAAGAATTCAAAAAATCAAAGCATCATAGTTCTGATCTGCCTAAAAGCAGTATTGAACTTTGCCATCATATACAGTTCCATGATAATGAAACCAAGCAATGAGAGACATAATTTGACTTGTAAATTGCAAAAATGAGCCTTTCCATCATGAATAAAACACTATTAAAAGTCACCATATACACTACTGCGAAAAAGGCCCTTCATAAGtttgtttacatatttacaaaatgaggAAGTGATTGCCAAAATTATAAAACATTCATCAAAATTCATTGTCAAAACATGAATACGTCAAAATACTGTTCTGTAAAAACATTGTTTCTTCACTCAAAACCAAGAGGGCAGCTATACtttcaatcaaatcaaattctcCAGAATGTAATACAGCAATTTGCCTATATGCTTTAGAGGAATATTTAGGCAAAACCTAGGTATTCTACCCTATGAATCTATGTAAATGCATCTATTCTTCAGATTTTAATGTGTTTACTTCGAAttgtatactttttttttcaaaaatgagcCTGCAAATTCATAAATATCTTTGCGATGACTCAAGGAATATAAGGTTCCTTTGTGATCCCAAgactatataaaaatataattgcaCTAAAAGTaatatgttgatattttgaattaaaataattagTATATTACAATTTTGGCTAAATGTGAAAAAAGGGATTGAAGAAAGGAGATTGAAGAGAGGAGATTTGTGATATAACTTAAGTGGGAAGAACCAAAATACACACCTCATCTctgaaaaatatgtttaaatctTGAGTCGCCCACCAGAGTCACTCGGCACTTAATATTCCAATGGTATGTAAagtcataaaatattttcatgagcaGCTTAATTATGACTTAAGTGTGTGTTTACTTACCAATGACTTCACAGTCAGAGTACGCACAACCTATTGCGAACAGTCCTAAATTATATGCTTATGCACATAGGGTTATAGTTAAAAAGTCCATGATTGGCAACGTTTAAGATGTCCGGAGTTGTATACTtaaccaggcgcggatccaggggggggggggggacacagggggcatgtgcccccccccccttttgagaagcaaaattaagatgtaatgtaaaaatgccattaaaaccgAGGTGTGCCCcttcttttgaaattgaagacctttttcctttttttttgctagtcaaatttttttttcgggtatgaaatatccttaatttgtggttgagcaccttttttttttttggggggggggggggggggcttgtcaaaattttcctcagaaaaatttgccccccccccccctttttggaaaatcctggacccGCCCCTGTAGTTAACTATCACAATATTTCTCATTCGCATAAAAGTCCTTGGTTTAGTGACACACTATTCTGAAAACCATATCCTTTATTTCCACCATGAATGTGTGGGTGTGAGTGCTCGGGGGTGCCATCAGTCTTGGTATGCATGAACACTGGACAATCATTGTGAAACCACAATTGGTTGCATGGTTTTTAATGTCTGCTTTACTTATTAGCATGCATCCATAGGACTGATGGTTGGTTTAATATCTTATCCATGGGACCTAGCAATTAAAACAGATAGCTTGTCAAGGGGATCCAAAATGTATAAAGTTCATATTCTAATCAGGCTCCAAGATTGCTCACTGTCACACCAATAGTCTAGAGTAGATCCAGGCACAACCCCTCTCCCCATGTATGACTTTTATCATATCGACATGTGGCAGCTTAAGTGTTAAATGCAGTGCAtaaaatttctataaaaaaatcaagaattttATCCAGCTTCTGTCTGAAAATCCCTCTTGGAATATACTACTGCAGTCTACAACCTTTGGCAGATAGATGGAAAGAATACATACAATGCGTAGTAGACTGATGACATTGTTCATGGTGAAGTCCTCCAGAAAATTCCTTCTTATTGAAATGAGATATAATGAAACCTGGTATTTACATCTGTGGTGGGTAAATTATCTCCAAATAGTAATTGAAGACTCTATAAATGCTGCTTCATGAAGAGAGTTAGGATTCAAAGTTTATTATATTGACAGACTGGCTTTAGTGCACTTGGTGCATAATCACTgagtgttttgtttttcattcaatttcaacAAACCTCCTCTAATAATGTCAAAGTTCCAATAGTTACAGGTGTCAAGTACTGAAGAGGtcaaaaagaattaaagaattaaaaagacaGGATTATGATTTGGAGATGTTTCTGCTTAACCTTAAACTACAATATCctgaattatgtttattcaaattgtcAAAGATGTATTTGTCTTTCTTATGTACCTCTGAAAAAGATTGATATTCTACAATGTATTCTAACAATTGATACTATCCTTGAGACATCTAATTTTCTTTCAACAAATAAACTGGCCTTTACAAAATggaaacagtaaaaaaaatcactttgggGAGCAAAATGAGTGGAAAATGACAAGACACCTGTGGAAGAAAACAGTCAAATCTTCTCTTTATCATAAAAATCACAAATCTGCCCAATAAAAAAAGGCAGACTGTCCTACTATGATACAAAATATCTTAGCTCATTCACAAGGTTTCAATTCTGTGCATCCAATTTACCAGGGAGAAAAAATCCTCGTGtgaatgaatattatgtttccaTTTATAATCATTTTAGCTTTAAGTtagttttgatttttattcCTTCTTGATAGCACACAATTATGCACAATGGTCAAGACTGTAAAAAGGAAAACTGTACGGTACAACTATCCATTAGAATTACAACACTTAAATAATCATTTGTCATCAAAAGACAGTCATAATCATTATAACTTCATATCAACTCTCTACACAAATAAATCCATTCATAGACTTGCACAATAGACTTTGATATACCTCCAACATATATACTTATGACATAAACAAGACTTTTATCACCAAAAATGTACAAAACCAAATGCATATATAGAGTATCGAGATTGTTTATGTGTCAAGTAAACTTTatgtaaaacataatttttccttcttcataaTATGTAATAGTATCTACAAATATATGTCAAAGTGTCATTTCTTCAATAGAGGAAACAAGAGAgtacttgaagaaaaaaaatcaagaataaaTTTATTTCCTCTTAACTTGTTCTGTAATACTGACACTTTATAAAGTTAGTTATAATCACAAAAACACTCGCCGCAAGGCACTCATTTTGCACATACCTCTGGTGTTTACTACAAAGCCTAAGAGAAGAATACAATAATTTGGTGAGAAAAGGATTATGTAGTCTAAATAAAGAGACTCACTAAATGGagtaagagagggagagagatagagacagaaagataagaaagaagtTACTTTGTTCTATATGCAATGCTGCTCTACAAACAGCACAGACAGAAAAAAAACTACCAGGTAAAATCCTGAtatgttctttctttcaaatGGTTGACTGGAATGAATAGACCAACAATaatcattcaaaaacaaaaaaatatgcataagtCAGGAAGAAAAATTCTAACATGCTAAAGTATGCAAtgcaaaatcaattgaaagcCTATATGACTACTGAATAGTCCGAGACATGAAAAAGCGACAAGTGTGACATAGAAAAAAGAACcttcacttttaaaactttcTAAAAATTTGTCATTCAAATCTTGAAAATCCATTCCcaaaaaagttttattcaaC
This genomic interval from Lytechinus pictus isolate F3 Inbred chromosome 3, Lp3.0, whole genome shotgun sequence contains the following:
- the LOC129255572 gene encoding NADH dehydrogenase [ubiquinone] 1 beta subcomplex subunit 11, mitochondrial-like, with protein sequence MASLGRVWRIGSKVLTGSSSIVRPNLRSIPCRVYSSTTKKVEQSEFIIGKQTEVDPARVEEIIREGTRPESESDASDPTYVTHGFHDDPYWDTYAYRVIFFTTISIVMVFGPAFVHYIPDPTGREWAMKEAQIVLEERRAAGAPVIDPNFIDPSKLVLPEEDPEPLRTA